A genomic window from Candidatus Thiocaldithrix dubininis includes:
- a CDS encoding GNAT family N-acyltransferase encodes MNLNSYYDPQTAKHSTTPHLTVELARDTASIYASQRLRYQIFAEEQGAVLSSAALGIDCDYYDNFCYHLLVRNTQTQEVVGSTRILTQAQAAQAGGFYSSHEFKFNGLFNELKGNAIEIGRTCIHPHYRNGAGIGMLWVGLAQFMRLHQVNYLFGCASVSMQDQGQQASLIMQTVRERYLAPDALRVTPIVPLLPISVEKSHKLSMPPLLKAYLKLGAWVAGEACFDPDFKVADFFILLDLQNLNQRYHQHFMQQQTYHDLLKVA; translated from the coding sequence ATGAACTTAAATAGCTACTATGATCCACAAACGGCAAAACATTCAACCACACCCCATTTAACAGTTGAATTAGCCCGTGATACTGCATCTATTTATGCCTCGCAACGCCTGCGTTATCAAATTTTTGCCGAAGAACAAGGCGCAGTTTTAAGCAGTGCTGCTTTAGGGATTGACTGTGATTATTATGATAACTTTTGTTATCACTTATTAGTACGCAATACCCAGACGCAGGAAGTGGTGGGTTCAACCCGCATTTTAACGCAAGCGCAAGCCGCACAAGCGGGTGGGTTTTATTCAAGCCATGAATTCAAATTTAATGGCTTATTTAACGAATTAAAAGGCAACGCTATTGAAATTGGGCGTACCTGTATTCACCCGCATTATCGTAATGGCGCAGGTATTGGCATGTTGTGGGTAGGGTTAGCGCAATTTATGCGTTTACATCAGGTCAATTATTTATTTGGTTGTGCCAGCGTCAGTATGCAGGATCAAGGGCAACAAGCTAGTTTGATTATGCAAACCGTCCGGGAGCGTTATTTAGCGCCAGATGCCTTACGCGTCACGCCGATTGTGCCTTTATTGCCAATAAGTGTAGAAAAATCACATAAATTAAGCATGCCGCCTTTATTAAAAGCCTATTTAAAATTAGGCGCATGGGTCGCGGGAGAAGCCTGTTTTGATCCCGATTTTAAAGTCGCTGACTTTTTTATTTTGTTGGATTTACAAAACTTAAATCAGCGTTATCACCAACATTTTATGCAACAGCAAACATACCATGATTTATTAAAAGTGGCATAA
- the phoB gene encoding phosphate regulon transcriptional regulator PhoB → MRTILIVEDEQPIRTLVGIALNRAGFNLLEAGDAYQAKTQLALDLPQLILMDWMLPDMSGLELVQLLKRNPQFQPIPVIMLTAKAEEADKVQCFKAGVDDYLTKPFYPSELIARIEAVLRRTHAPLPSSQAISFDGLQLDPISHRATANQVLLDLGPTEFRLLKFFMQHPERVYSREALLAYVWERGLYVEERTVDVHILRLRKALMPFGYDHYVQTVRGVGYRFSPYPQLMLQQSESM, encoded by the coding sequence ATGCGAACTATTTTAATCGTGGAAGATGAACAGCCTATTCGTACCCTTGTGGGTATAGCCTTGAATAGAGCGGGCTTTAACTTGCTGGAAGCAGGTGACGCATATCAAGCCAAAACCCAGCTTGCCTTAGACCTGCCGCAGTTAATTTTAATGGACTGGATGCTGCCGGATATGAGCGGTTTAGAACTGGTGCAACTGTTAAAACGTAACCCCCAATTTCAGCCGATTCCGGTGATTATGTTAACAGCAAAAGCTGAAGAAGCCGATAAAGTGCAATGCTTTAAAGCGGGCGTGGATGATTATTTAACAAAGCCGTTTTATCCCTCAGAACTGATTGCACGGATTGAAGCCGTATTACGCCGCACGCATGCCCCACTGCCAAGCTCGCAAGCGATTAGCTTTGACGGCCTGCAATTAGACCCCATCAGTCACCGAGCGACTGCAAATCAAGTGTTATTGGATTTAGGGCCAACTGAATTCCGTTTATTGAAGTTTTTCATGCAGCATCCTGAACGTGTTTATTCACGCGAGGCTTTATTAGCCTATGTTTGGGAACGCGGTTTATACGTGGAAGAACGCACTGTCGACGTGCATATTCTGCGGTTGCGTAAAGCCTTAATGCCATTTGGCTATGACCATTATGTGCAAACGGTGCGCGGGGTAGGGTATCGGTTTTCGCCTTATCCGCAATTAATGTTGCAGCAGTCAGAGAGTATGTAA